Proteins encoded in a region of the Haloarcula litorea genome:
- a CDS encoding carbohydrate ABC transporter permease — MIALVGTFILYPIARAIYSSFFQKSLLRPEEAQFAGLANYAEIWGSPTIHQVLWNTFVWVTVGSGVAIVAGFMMGWLMYEKLPYASVASAIILIPWVLPRVVGASIWAFMFSGSQGIINELLVTLGLTQEYIVMLGSTDVSLWPPIVGMIWRLAPLFALLTLTSFQGINDRLYEAARMDGATPWEQFRYITLPLMRYNLAIGFLLMLIYNIRNFSMIWVMTKGGPGVSSTTLPVMIYRQAFVDFNIGMASALSVLLFLVLLVFSYYYIKVYDQVQGETNGN, encoded by the coding sequence GTGATCGCACTGGTAGGGACCTTCATCCTCTACCCCATCGCGCGGGCGATCTACTCCAGCTTCTTCCAGAAGAGCCTGCTCAGACCCGAAGAGGCGCAGTTCGCCGGGCTCGCGAACTACGCGGAGATCTGGGGGAGCCCGACCATCCACCAGGTGCTCTGGAACACGTTCGTCTGGGTCACCGTCGGGAGCGGGGTCGCCATCGTCGCCGGCTTTATGATGGGCTGGCTGATGTACGAGAAACTGCCGTACGCGAGCGTCGCCAGCGCGATCATCCTCATCCCGTGGGTGTTGCCCCGGGTCGTCGGCGCGTCGATCTGGGCGTTCATGTTCAGCGGCTCGCAGGGGATCATCAACGAACTGCTCGTCACGCTGGGGCTCACCCAGGAGTACATCGTGATGCTCGGCTCCACCGACGTCTCGCTGTGGCCGCCGATCGTCGGGATGATCTGGCGGTTGGCCCCGCTGTTCGCGCTGCTCACGCTGACGTCGTTCCAGGGCATCAACGACCGCCTGTACGAGGCCGCCCGGATGGACGGCGCGACGCCGTGGGAGCAGTTCCGCTACATCACGCTGCCGCTGATGCGGTACAACCTCGCGATCGGGTTCCTGCTGATGCTCATCTACAACATCAGGAACTTCTCGATGATCTGGGTGATGACGAAGGGCGGACCGGGGGTCTCGAGCACCACGCTGCCGGTGATGATCTACCGGCAGGCGTTCGTCGACTTCAACATCGGGATGGCGTCGGCCCTCTCAGTGCTCCTGTTCCTCGTCCTGCTGGTGTTCTCGTACTACTACATCAAGGTCTACGATCAGGTTCAGGGTGAGACGAATGGCAACTGA
- a CDS encoding carbohydrate ABC transporter permease, whose product MATESTDELEEFRTNTSWLYDTTPGAYVRHAFTAASTALVAVFVLGPLYWMVVTAFKTKAEIQRIPPTIVPQDWSIQAFVAVIESSLQAGGYDGFVERTFGVSVSSAIDIDVFGLIVSSLKVSVGAALLAVLFGTMAAYVLSRHDFRGKSVLMSLLLASLMFPGTAIMVPEWELINTLGLFDTHLGLILVYGAMTSPFVVWLMKGHFDDFPGSILDAARMDQCSPFEMFRYVLVPMSVNSIIASFIFAFLLAWNELVFALTLLSNTKYTVPPGLLTFVQGFNTQWNVVAAASIIASIPVLLGLAYIQRYFVQGLTGGAIKG is encoded by the coding sequence ATGGCAACTGAATCGACGGACGAACTCGAGGAGTTCCGCACGAACACGTCGTGGCTGTACGACACGACGCCGGGCGCGTACGTGCGCCACGCCTTCACAGCCGCGTCGACGGCACTCGTGGCGGTCTTCGTGCTCGGACCGCTGTACTGGATGGTCGTCACCGCGTTCAAGACGAAGGCGGAGATCCAACGGATCCCGCCGACCATCGTCCCGCAGGACTGGTCGATACAGGCGTTCGTCGCCGTCATCGAGTCGTCGCTCCAGGCCGGCGGCTACGACGGCTTCGTCGAGCGGACGTTCGGGGTGTCCGTCTCCTCGGCCATCGACATCGACGTGTTCGGGCTCATCGTCAGCAGCCTGAAGGTGTCGGTCGGCGCGGCGCTGCTGGCGGTGTTGTTCGGGACGATGGCGGCGTACGTGCTCTCGCGGCACGACTTCCGTGGGAAGAGCGTGCTGATGAGCCTCCTGCTGGCGTCGCTGATGTTCCCCGGGACGGCGATCATGGTCCCGGAGTGGGAACTCATCAACACGCTCGGGCTGTTCGACACCCACCTGGGACTGATACTGGTCTACGGCGCGATGACCTCGCCGTTCGTCGTCTGGCTGATGAAGGGTCACTTCGACGACTTCCCGGGGTCGATCCTCGACGCGGCACGGATGGACCAGTGCAGCCCCTTCGAGATGTTCCGGTACGTCCTGGTGCCGATGTCGGTCAACTCGATCATCGCGTCGTTCATCTTCGCGTTCCTGCTGGCGTGGAACGAACTCGTGTTCGCGCTGACGCTGCTCTCGAACACGAAGTACACCGTCCCCCCGGGGCTGTTGACCTTCGTCCAGGGGTTCAACACCCAGTGGAACGTCGTGGCGGCGGCCTCGATCATCGCCTCGATCCCGGTGCTGCTGGGACTGGCGTACATCCAGCGGTACTTCGTCCAGGGACTGACCGGCGGCGCGATCAAGGGCTGA